The Morococcus cerebrosus sequence CAATAATCCGCAGGCGGCGGCAGGATGAGCTGCTCGGGTTTGATTTTGTTCCACGCCTGATAGCGGGTCATGCCGTGGCGGCTGTGCTTTTGCGTACCGTTGTAGTAACGCATCCACCGTTCCGATAAAGCATTGAGCTGGTCGATGTCGTGTACCTCGGTAAAGCGCAACCCGCTCTCAAATGCCGTTTCGACAATATCGTTGGCTTTTTCCACTTGCCCTTTGGCACGCGGATTGCCCGGCTTGTTGATTTGCACATGCACATCCAACGACTTGCACAAATTTTTAAACGCCGCCGAAGTATTCGCGCTGCCCGGGTCAAGCATGACCATGCGCGGCACGCCGCGAAACGGGTCTTTTAACGGGTCTAACTTTTGCTGCATCATGTAGATGAAAAAGTCGCAGAGGTTCGCGCTGGTTTCGCCGCCAAAGTAATAACGCACCGCAATCGTGCCGGAGGCATGGTCTGTCCCCGTGTACCGCCAGACGCGGTCGTTTTCGATTTTGACGACGTTTTTCGGCTTGTTTTTATAAAACTCCTCTTCCTTCATGACCCGCAGCCCCGTATCCTTGCCCTGACGGGGCAGGTAATACAAAACGCACAAACTCGGGTCGATTTGCCAACAATGGTTCGGATGCTCTGATTTCATCCGGCTGACCGGGTCGGGTTGGAGCAGTTGGTCGGGATGCAGCTTGTACTCTCGTAAAGCCCGGGTAATGGTGTTTTCAGATAGGGGGATGACTTCCCCAGTTTCCTCATCAATCCGCGCCGCCTCGATTTTTCCGTTGGCGCGCAGCATTTCCACCGCCTGCCGCACCGACATCAACCGCTTGCCGTTACGCCTCATCGCCTCCACCAAAACCGCCGAAATCAATTTGGCTTCTTCCGGTTTCAGTTCCGTCTTGCCCGCATCGCTGCGCCGTTTGCGCGTCGGCTTGACGCTGACCGCCTCCAGCTTGCGGTATAACGTGGCAAGACTGATGCCCAATTCCTGCGCCTGCTGCTTAAGATATGCAGAGCGTGCGCCGCGTCCCATTGCTTCCGCCTGATTCTCGACTGCCTTAAGACGCTCAATCATTGCCGGATTCATCGCCTTCTCCCGTTTCACCGCCCAACCATTCCGGCACATTGTCTGTCGGTGCTTCGGTCGGTAGGGCATAGCTTTCGCGCAGTTGCTCGCAGTCCAAAATAATTTGATTGAGCGTGCCGACCATCTTCGCGCGGTGGTCAAATCCATGCGCCTCGCCGTGAGCCGCCATCTGTTCAAACATCTCGCGCAATCGGCTGATCTGCGAGCGGATACCGACTTCCAGACTGCCAAGCTGCATCGTCAGCTCGATTCCCACATCCGCAGGTTTAGGCTCTTTGACACCCGTCTGCTTTTTCGACAGCTTTTCCGCCAGCTCATCAACCTTTTTATTTTTATCGGCAATTACCTTATCTTTCGCTTCCGCCGTTTCGCGGCTTTCGCGCAGGGCGACGCGCAGCTCCTTGACCGTCATACGGTCGACATCGTCAAAAGTGTTGCCGTTGACCTCGCCGCCTTCGGCAAGCTCCAACAAAGTGTCGTCGTCTTCAACCAGCAGCTCGAGCAGTTTGGATTTACCCAACGTCATCAGCTTAGGCTGCACCTGTTTCATTTTCGGGTCGATAAATCGGAGGGTGGCATTCATCAGTCTTTGGGATTCCCGCCGTCCGAGGCCGAATTCTTTTTCAGCGATTTCGGCAAACCGCCCATGCGGCGTATGCTCCTTGATGATGATCAGCGCGCGTCCCAGCTCAAACATCCCTTCCATCGTTTGGCGTACCGCAAATCGTCCGCGCTCAATCCATACCGTCTCGTTGTAGGCCTCGCCGCTCGAAAACTTGTCCATAACCTCCATGCTGTGGATAGCCAGTTCGTTTGCCGTTGCGCCGACCGTATGCCCTAAAATTTCTGTTGCCATTTCTTTTGCTCCTCAAATGCGACGACGTCGTCGCATTTAGTAAATTCGGTTTTCCAATTCTTGCAAGCGCGCATTCAGCCGCTCTTGCTGTTTTCTAAATCGCTCTGCGATTTGCAGGGTTTTGATACCGTAGGCGTAGTTGCCGTTTTCGAGCTTGATGACCAATCCCGATGCAACCAAATCATCAATATCCCTGCTGACTTGCGATGGCGTCAGCCCCAGTCCGACCGATAAATCCTTATTGCTCAGACCGATAATCGGATGCTCGTCAAGCGCGATAAAGACCCTCAATAGCCGTTGTACCCTTTTACTTTCTGCCATATCGACTCCTACGCTGCGTCTTGTTTGGACTTAAGCCCGAGTTCCAGCGCGATTTGATGCGCCTTCCCCCGATTTGCCTTGACGGTTCCGTTCAGAATGCGGGACACGTACGTCGGGTCATAACCACGCGCCATGCACCAATCCTTCATCGTTTCACCGCGCTCTCGGAAACCTGCTTTTATTTTTTCTGCTTTCACGGAATATCTCCTATTTCGTTCTCGTGCTAGAATCATGATTGTTTAAAGATTTAAACAATCTTGTATCAAACTTGATGCAAGTATAATAGGAATATTTCTAGCTAGCAAGATTATTTCTAGTTTATTTTTAAGGATTAATTCTATGAGTTTGATTTTTACTGGAAATATTCGTGAACTTCTTGCAAAAGAAGAGCTGACTATCGCTGAATTTGCCGATTTGATAGATGAAAAAGTATCCAGGGTAAATGATGTTTTAAGCGGAAAGCAGCGTCCACCATTTGATATGGTGGAAAAAATATTGAGCAAATTTGATGTTGATGCAAACTGGCTGATTTCTGGAAAAAAGAACAGTAAAAGGAATATTTCTAGTTTGACGGCATTGTCAGACGACTACGCCTATATCCCCATGTTTGATGTCGAGGTCTCCGCGGGCAACGGCACGACCGCCTACGGCGTAACCGACCCCGCCAATCATCTGGCGTTCCGGCGAGACTGGCTGCTCCAGCGCGGCCTGCATGAGCAAGACCTCAACATCGTTACAGCCAAAGGAGACAGTATGGAGCCGACCATCAGCAGCAAAGACACGCTGCTGGTTGACACCTCCAAAACCAATCCGCGCGACGGCCAGATTTACGTTATCCGCAGCGGCGACGTTTTATGGGTAAAGCGTGTCCAACGCCAAATCGACGGCAGCCTGCTCTTGATTTCCGACAACACAACCTATCCGCCCATGCCGCTGATGCTGGCAGACCACCCCGACATACAGGTCATCGGGCAGGTGGTTCAGGTATCCAAAGACCTGTATTAAGGAGACAAAATGAAAAAGGGTTATTTGACATTGCTGGTGTCTGTTATGATGTTTTCCGCATCCGCCCCCGCTTTGGCGAAAAGCTGCAAAGACTTTCCGACGCAGCAGGCAGCGCAGAAATTTTATGAAGCCCGCAAAAAATCAGGATTGAGTGGCTGGAAGAGTTTGGACAGGGACGGCGACGGACGAGCTTGCGACTGCAACCCGGGCGGAAGCGGCAAGAATTGTCCGAAAAAGAAAAGATGATTTCTGAAAGAAATAGAATGAAAACAAGAATATATATTGGAATTTTCTTATTGGCTGCTGCACATTTGGTTAATGCAGGAGGAGTGATGAAAACAGGAGGGATGATTGGTCCTCATCCTGAAACATTTTCGGAACGGTTCAATGAATTGAACAATGGAATGATGGATTTGTTCCCAAGAATATCAATTGTTGCGGGCAAGACACGTCAAACAAAAGACCTTGGTAATGGCATTACGTTGTCTGCAAAACTGGTCAAGGAAGGAGATATTTTTGAGAACGTCCGGATAAATTGTAATACATTGGCGAAAACTCAAAGAATCAACAATTGCTTAGTGAGTATGTATTACACAGCTATTGCGTTGGATTATGAGATAGACCGTTTGGCATTTATGGATGCCATTCAGACTGCCGTCAAAAAAATGCAAGCCACTTATAATCAAAATGGAGTGGATTATTTCATTACGGTCAATCGTAAGCAAAAAAGTGTTTCCATGTTGGCAAAATCGGATATACCTATGCAGATTGAGGCAATGGACGATTCAAATGAAGCATATATGAAAAGCGATAAATGCAATCCCGAAGTTGAGCTGTGTATTACACCTTAGCTTCCGGCAGGTTTTAACCCCCTTTAAAAGCCCATTCAGACGACCTTTCCTAAAATCCCTGTATTGATTTCAACCTCAATACAGGGATTTTCCATGTCAGACAAATTCAACCAATTCATCAACCGCGTCCTCTCTCATGAGGGCAGCTACGTCAACCATCCCAAAGACCCAGGCGGCGAAACCAACTGGGGCGTCACCAAGCGTACCGCAATGGCAAACGGCTTTAACGGTTCCATGCGTACCATGACCCGCGAACAGGCTATCGGCATTTACCGAAAGGCATTTTGGGAGCGTTACCACGCCGACCAAATGCCCGAAGCGGTCGCTTTCCAATTTTTTGATGCCTGCGTCAACCACGGTTACGGCAATGCCGCCCGTA is a genomic window containing:
- a CDS encoding excalibur calcium-binding domain-containing protein → MKKGYLTLLVSVMMFSASAPALAKSCKDFPTQQAAQKFYEARKKSGLSGWKSLDRDGDGRACDCNPGGSGKNCPKKKR
- a CDS encoding glycoside hydrolase family 108 protein; translation: MSDKFNQFINRVLSHEGSYVNHPKDPGGETNWGVTKRTAMANGFNGSMRTMTREQAIGIYRKAFWERYHADQMPEAVAFQFFDACVNHGYGNAARMLQRAAGVPDDGIIGEISLKAINSLPENDLLLRFNAERLVFYTKLGTFTSFGKGWVRRVAQNLIHASADNID
- a CDS encoding DNA-binding protein; this encodes MKAEKIKAGFRERGETMKDWCMARGYDPTYVSRILNGTVKANRGKAHQIALELGLKSKQDAA
- a CDS encoding DDE-type integrase/transposase/recombinase, giving the protein MIERLKAVENQAEAMGRGARSAYLKQQAQELGISLATLYRKLEAVSVKPTRKRRSDAGKTELKPEEAKLISAVLVEAMRRNGKRLMSVRQAVEMLRANGKIEAARIDEETGEVIPLSENTITRALREYKLHPDQLLQPDPVSRMKSEHPNHCWQIDPSLCVLYYLPRQGKDTGLRVMKEEEFYKNKPKNVVKIENDRVWRYTGTDHASGTIAVRYYFGGETSANLCDFFIYMMQQKLDPLKDPFRGVPRMVMLDPGSANTSAAFKNLCKSLDVHVQINKPGNPRAKGQVEKANDIVETAFESGLRFTEVHDIDQLNALSERWMRYYNGTQKHSRHGMTRYQAWNKIKPEQLILPPPADYCRELAISAPKEAKVSADLEIRFGGRVYSVKGIKGILVGQKVLVGKNPWEVNGARVATYDAEGNEVWVSVPEVVFDEMGFRADAAVIGAEYKAPADTDAQQHRKELDKLAMGAETLEEADAKRKGKAIPFGGEIDPYKHQEDTLAARNTLFMPKQGQQMAYNRMEVSEQVLSKVEIAKRLKPRVEADGGDWKQAMAVILKHYPEGVVESKLDEVYDRLKTMGRLKLHKTG
- a CDS encoding S24 family peptidase, with the translated sequence MTALSDDYAYIPMFDVEVSAGNGTTAYGVTDPANHLAFRRDWLLQRGLHEQDLNIVTAKGDSMEPTISSKDTLLVDTSKTNPRDGQIYVIRSGDVLWVKRVQRQIDGSLLLISDNTTYPPMPLMLADHPDIQVIGQVVQVSKDLY